TTTCTATGTatcaggagaggagagtggcCTCTGAGTGTGCAGTCATTAATGACTATGCTTTGCTTTTATTATTGGGGTGTAAtattatgtatgtgtatatttaagCTTTGTCTTTTCTGAGAATACATCCTGTCTGTCAGTTTAAGAGGAAAATGTTTAGCAAACAATgtccaccctctcctctctgcacatCCTCTCCTCATCCTGGCCCTTGACCTGTTCAGATAACAGACGCTCATTCATCAAGTGATTCAGTGTTCCCTCGGTTTTCATTCAAAGTCAGTGCTGGATCTCTAAGACGACTAACCTGCATGcaggaaaaatgccaaacagcAACGACTGCAAATCTAAATAAGACAATTACAGCACAACACCACAAAAGCCTTAATAAAAGAGTTAAATCACAAGTCCAGCAGTAACGGATGCTGAGAAGTGGTGAGATTAATCTGGATCTAAGAAGTGAAATGACACACAAGAGACTGAAAAAAGTAGAATTAGTGCTGTGGAGGgtacaacatttaaatacaggGAATGAATTAGTAGAGTAACgataagcaaaacacatttttgagtggACGGTGACTTTAAACGAAAAATCCTCCTTATTTTATCATAAAGGCAACAACTGTGGGTAATTCCTACCTTAGATGCATTTAAGTGCAATACTGCCTTGACATCGACTCACGTTGCAGTAGAATATGTCATTTCAAAATATATACTCAAAGTAGTACATGGAACTCACTGTGCTCACAATAGTTGATTAGAACCAGATTAAATGTAATGACTAGTTATTGCCCACGCCTGAATAAATGAGACCTGCTGTCTACAGCTGAGTCAGTCTGGAGCCTGTtttccctaaaaaaaaacataatgtactCTGATAACATATCAGGGAATTCCTCATTCGGAGAAGTCTTGCataacaataatgaaaactTTGTTcctgcatgtgtacacacacattcacacacacattaaaaagatACAGGAAAATCACCAAATTTAGGATTAACTGGAGGCAgttcaaaacacatttcataaaTAACTATTGTAGAAATGTGATTAGCACGAGCAGCTTAATATATGTTTCTAAAAAAACCCTCCCAAACATTAACTGAGGATGACCGACTGAAAAGACTCCGTACAGGAATGGATATATTTTACTGTTGAAATCAAGTACTTGAATTGGCAGTAAAGACTCATTGTCATAGGACTTGTAAGACAGTAGAATATCCAAGGTCTGTTTGgttttgatgataaaataaaatcaagaaTGAAATACAAAAGTTTGAAATTTTATCAAAAATGATTAAACAGCAACATCCTGGAGGTTATTTGTCAGGTCTTTCGGGTGATACATGGAGGAAATATCGGATCACAATAGTGTGTTATGTTGTGTAATCGTTCTATGTAACAAGAATGTCAACTATTGTGGTGTTTTCTTTCCCAGAGATACTGTATCTCCATACAGGCTGTTGCATAACTGATTCGTCTGAGTGAAGTTGATGATGAGATGCTTTTCAAGTTTGTTTGTAAGAGACTTTGTAACAGttaaaacaagtgaaactaGTGTCGTTTCGGGATGTGGAGCATTACTTCATGGGAGAATTtctaaaaataacaatcaactttatttgtcccccTCAAGCCTGAAAACCATTTAACACTGAGGTTAAATTTATTCCCCGTCCACACGTATAAAGGATATACCCGATATGCTTCCTGGTTTCCAAACAATGATGCTCGTCATTTTAAGGGTCAAAGTATCAGACCTGTTTGGCAGGAGTCTCAAAAGCGAGTTGAGATGGACATGTAGCACTCACTGAATGGGCTCAATGATTGCATCACATAGGCATGTGTGCCtatatttgtgcgtgtgtgtgtgtttttccacaagATGGTGACCTCGTCCATGACCTGCTTAAGCCAGGAAGAGGTTCAAGGAATGGCCACCAGGACCTGGGGTTACTtttaacacacagagacacaataaTTGTTTCCCTCAGTCACAGGATGCAAACATAGCAGAGACACATGACCTGACAACAGTTCAAACAACATGTGCAACGTCAttcattgtctttatttttcatggttTGTAGCACGATTTAAGTTACTCAAGTTTATCCACCTTTGTAATCACTATTAGATTCATATGTGGGATGTAACAATATCTGTCATTTAAGAAATTTTAAATGAACCCTTGGTACAGACTTGGTATCCCTTCACACACCTGTAATAACAAAGTTGTCAGTCAGACATTGACCTACTactaatttcatttaaatttgtgTTCTGTTTCATTATCACGCCCTGCTCTTACACTTCATGTCGCTATGGAGACAGAGGGCAATTAACAGTAGAGTGTCACCATTCGGCCGACCTTGTGACCACTCCACCCTCAAACAGACACGCACCCGCTGAAACAGCGATGAGTTGTGACTCAGAGAGAGTCATGAGTGGATGTGTCAGTGTTCTCAGCTACTATAGTTTGGACCAGGTTTAGTccacaaacaaaactgtcagTTTTTGCCAATGGGAAGCTCGTGAGGGATCAGCTCATGGTCACAGCACATGCAACTTTGGTGGAGCAGcttgtgcgtgtttgtgtgtgtgtgtgggtgtgtggggggggggggggttgaaaaGAAGCAGATGACCACTATAACTGTCAGAGGTAGCACATGTCTGTCTGCAGGCCCCCTCAGGTCAGACTGAAGTGCTTTAGAGATGAACAGAGCAGGAGATAATAAACTCGCCTCTCCCTGATGTGTCAAGAAACACATAtaagtttgaaatgtttttaaaacagaaaggGAACATCTGGCGAATTCTAACATATATGCAGGCCTTTAATGTCAAGGGGgttgaatttatttgaaaagaaattgaTCAAACAAGAAACATTCAAGTTACACATTATATACAATGTTGTTGCAAggcctgtgtgtgcatgtgcgagTGAGCACTTTGTGGTCACCAACATACCCACTTACATTAAGAAGCTTTGTTGTACTTAAGGATATAatcatgtcattttaataaGTAATTAATCGGATGTTATCAAAATGAGTAATTAAGTAGGTAATTAgtaattatgataattatttgtcttccatctttttttgctttatctAATACATTATGATGTTTCAGTGTCATTAAATGGAAATTGAAAGCCTGTGAATGCATGTTACTCATTAATAAGTCAATCTGTTAGATtggatgtttatttttatccatttagTCAACTGGTTAAAAATAATCCTGTGTTACATGAAAACTGAGTTAAGTCCTCCTCCAGAAAGACGGTAAGATGAGGCAGAAAGCTCCAGACAGAAGCCAGTGAGTGGGCTTTGAGTTCAAATTGTTTGGTCAAACTTTCTCTCGGtattcttctttctgtctttctccttttctgacTTACAGTTGTGGGATGATATTAGCTTGGGTTTACAGCAGTCATGACGGTCACGTGTGTATctgagtgcatgtgtgcgtctgtttgggtgtgtgtgagagagcgtcATCCCCACCCAGCTTTCTGAAATACCCGTTCCCTCGGGTGTTTGGGTGTTTACATGTAATCATGATGTATAGCTTCCTTcaccagacaaacacacacattcatcacataTATTCCctgcatgtgcacaaacacacacacacacacacacacacacacacacacacacacacacacacacacagttcatgaTATACAGTTTCCCCCTGAAATGATAAGATACCAACTAAAACCAGAGACATGATTCAGCTGTCTCTGATTTGAAATTCCTTTTtcctccgtctgtctgtctcactgtccgtctgtctgtctctcctctctgtctccatggGCACTCTCCATCGTTCTGTCTTATTTCCCCGGAATTTCCAGGAAACACTAAAATACTGCACTTAAAATAGTTTACTGTTTTTTCCGTTGacttatttaatttattttctccattttatgATCTGGGGATGGTCCCTGAGCAATGACcactgcaatacacacacacacacacacacacacacacacacacacacacacacacacacacactgggcatAGTTGCCTGTACAGTCTCTGATCTTTGTTAATTATTCTccaaataaaaatttgaaaaaggcTCATGTTGATACCAAATCCCTAAGAACtgaactttgtttttcattattttatcattaaaatcTGCACAAATATTGCTGAGGCTTTAATTCCTCTGGGTTCTTTCCCTTCAGCGGCCTATTAGATAAATAAGAGtaatacaaaattaaagttGACTCTGAGACTGATCCACATCAAAAATattaacatctgtgtgtgtgtgtgtgtgtgtgtgtgtgtgtgtgtgtgtgtgtgtgtgtgtgtgtgtgtgtgtgtgtgtgtgtgtgtgtgtgtgtgtgcatgagtgagtgagtaaggGTCAAGGtgggacagacaggaaatggaggACAAGAGCAGAACTTCCTGTGTGAGAGGATAGAGTGCTGCATCTTccctgcatgtttgtgtgtgtgcgtctttgTGTGTAGGTTAAAGGGGTTTTGAGTCACAGGCCGAGGGGATGCTTTCACTtcctgcccccacccccccctccaccctcatgtgcacacacacactttacatttgacaatttatattttaaatgacaatTTCGCAAGCTCATTCGTACTGTAGTTATTTCATTTGTAGGAGCTAAAGAAATGTTCTATAGACAGTTTTTTTGTGGCCTCAaactgaacgtgtgtgtgtgtgtcttaaagTGGGAAAGAAAGACCCAATtcttttctgaaaataaaatccattcCATTTTCTTTACTTATTGGTAGAGGTTGTTTGCTCCTTACTACTGAGAAGTTAATTTGAATCTTATGACTTGCACATTAGAGAAATTAATTTAGACTGTTTAAGGTTCCAGAGTGGGTTTActgtaatttaattcaaataatttgGTATATAatcaaattcaattcaaatttttGCATCATAATTGAGTTAATAGAATGTTATCATCTACAATATGTTGTAGTCTATCAACATccttacacaaacaaaaaagggCAGTAAGTTGAGTAAAtgaattttattacatttctagACTGTTTATGTTGACAGGAAAGCAGTGAAGTACAGATTAAGCAATGCATCACCAtctcaaaaacagacaaaataccATAACACCAGTGTTTCCACTTAGTATGTTTACCAGTAGGCAGGAATTCATGTTGCAATCCCTCACAGTATGAAACCAACTTCAAGTCAAGTTCAAGGGCTTTGTATAGAGAATAGGGAATTCATATTCAACAAGCAGATATTTTATTGTCTGATCATGGCTCTTCTGTCAAGTATGAGCAAGTGATGCAGTGAGTGTTCATGGAATGAAAGCAGTCTTCTTATGTACATTAGATTCACAGTAATAGCACAGAGACGCACAGGGAAGGACATTAATGGCTAAACtggaaaaaatgtttcagttaaATCAATTCTAAAGCTCAAAATGTCTAATTCCCAACACATTAGTGAACATATCATATGGGGATCCAATTTTAGTTAGTTTATTGTTTCAGCTTATGATAGCGATTCATTAAAACTATGATCCTAAAGtgaaatatacatacacacatatactggCATAATGCTACAGTAATACATCAGAAACATTGTAAAGAggaattacatttattacatgtgtacaattttaaatacatgaaatagaaagccaattttttttttcttcaaaaactaaaagaaacattttgaaaaatgtgtcgATTAGTGTTTGTCATCATCACAAAATAAGCAAAAAGCTGTGTGCTCACTCTCTGGACTGCAAGGTTTGGTTAGTGAACAGCAACTGATCAATTTTCAGTTAATAACCCACTGGAGTAATCCCAACTCAGTAGCCTATGCAATGCTTAAGACTTAGTACATATACGTTACAAATAATAACACTGATACATGTGTTCATATGCATACATAGAATAGTCAGGTCTGCCCACACAGAACCATGAGCGCCTGCACGTTCAACAGCACATTTATACTGAGCGTGTCAGCACACTGATGTGTCCCATAGTATGGTTTCATATTATAGTCACAGTATCTTTTAAACATGTTAATGAGATTcagaattatttaaaaaatccttGAAGAGACAAACCACTTAACATTCTTAGGTTCTCCCCTGCTTGTTTCCCATGAAAGAAGCATCTCCTACTCCATTGTAAAAGAGCCTCTTAATGTCCATCCAACAACACAAGATGGTGACGATATAAACTCCATCCCACACACAATAACTAACATCAgcacatcacatttttaaattttcaacagTTAGTGATCGATTTAGaccgttttcttttttttgtgttaactGGAGGTGCTCCACTCTGTCGTTGTGGTTACAAAATACAGACCGGGAATGGTGCTCATTTTCTGTGcttatgtgagtgtgtgcgcttTTACACAttggtatgtgtttgtgtgtattctCAAGCCATTTGACAGGAAATCTTTGTAGTTGTTCAAGATGTCGCCATGAAACAAAAGCCATACTCAGCCGTGCCAGGAGACCAAAAATAATGCAGGACCTCTCGATACAAGggctgtgaaatgttttggtgGTCGTGTGAAATACTGCAGTTGAACATGAGTTTTACTGAGCTGATTACAGTTGACAATATAATAACAGTTCCTATTATAGATAAAGTTTTAATGGGGATAAACCATTTATTTGCAAATTTTATATCCTTCTCCCAAAATAATCCCTCCAACAAAAaattctttcttccttctttttgtcttctCATGTTTGCATCTCCCCCATTTTCTTCCAGTAGTTTAGACCGACTTACATGTTTTCTGTATTCCAGTGTTTATGTTTTAGACttgtagttttgttttcctttactAATCAACATATCAGTTGTCCTAACATCTCTAATACCTGTCCTACCTGACATTTCCCAATATCTCCACTTTAcataaaagaaagaagacacTGGTCTAAAAGACTTGACTTTAATTAAAGAACTCATCCAGATCCAGTTTTTCTACCCTGGTAAAAGTTATGTCAGCACTGCAGAAATATTGCATTTAAATCCAAATCTTACTAGGAAGTCAAATCCTATAGAGCTATgtgtaaaaactgaatttaactGAATAATTTGTTCTAATATTTGCCTCTTGAAGGTAAGGAAAGACTGGGCAACACGGTGGGTTGTGTGGGGATTTTTTTTGCTATAACGCTACAGGAAACTTCTTCTACCTCTTTTAATGCGAATCATTTTCTCTGGAGATGGGTGTGGGGTCTACTTACAGGTTTTGGAGCAGGGAGTTGAGGTAAtcttacatttactcaagtattttcCTCTTGGATGGGGGCACCAGGTGTGCTGGCAGCTCTGATGGCAGTTCATGTCCTTCCAGTTTCACTTTTATCAGGTGATTGGCCAGCGCAAACTCCTCATCATCCAGCATCCCATCCTTATCGATATCTGCCAGCTTCCAGATCTTTCCCAGCACTGTATTGGGCAGTTTTGACTTCACCATCTCCTTCTTGGCGTTGGCTCCAGTCACCTTTCCGTTGACAGGAGATAATGTGTAGAAAATCTCATCATAAGCCGGTTTGTCACGTGCGACGACCCACTCCGCTTCGTCGATGCCTTCACCGGCGCCTTCGCCATACCCGTGGCCGAAGGGGCCGTCCAAAGTGCCATCGAAGGCACCGCCCTTCACAACTGGGTTAGGACGCTGCGTTTCTTCTTGACGGACCAGGACCATTAAGCCAGCAATGTCATTGGCTAGCATGTCGTCAACTGCCTCCAGGAGTTTGGGTTTCAGAGGCTGGAACTTGGTGAGATCCTGAGCCTGGAGTTGATCCTGGAAGAccgaggggggaaaaaaaaacacatcacaagtTTAAGTCTTATCTATCTAGACCTCTATCTATAAATCTACATTCCTTCACTCTTTCCTCTTTACCTGCATCTTCTTCAAATTTGGGAAATCTCCAGGTGATATCTGATGCTCTCTTTCAATGCGTTTATAAATATCTCCCAGACTGCCGATTAGTTCTTTCTTCTTGTTCTCCTTCCCGAACACAGAAGGCATCTCTTTCTTCAGTGAGCTGATGATATAGGCATGGACCTGCatatggagagagaaagaggctcaCGTACTCAACAGAAATTCACTGGCACAGCAAGATCAAGTTGGACTCTTACGTTTTAGTGTTTTAGGTTACTGTATAGTCCTTAAGATTTCAGTTTTGGTTGATTTGGTGACACCTGTGGTTAGTGGTGGTACCACTAAAGTACCACAAAAGTCTTAATAATAAGTCCCAGAGTTTATTCATCACTAGGCTGAATGCAAATCGAGCAGTTACTCTGTTTAGAAATCCAATAAAAAGAAGACgaataatatttttctgtttacattGCAAATTTGATGTCTTCATCATAAATTGTTGTAGTGACACAAATGTTTCCTCTTCAAAATGAGACGAGCTGTTCCACATTTCCAAATTATGTCATTACGTATCTTATGCTCTGTCAATACACCCTTCTCCTAAGTGTAATGTGAAATTCCACCCGACGTGAGACAAAATTGTTCTCATGAGAATCCATGTGTATTGAGAGGGGGAGACACAGCTCTTTCACTGTTTTACAAAACTACATCACTGATTTGCATAAGATTTACACGAGTCCTCTGAATTATTTACAATTCTTGGACAACAGTATAAAGCAGACAAATACAGTTTTGTGTTAACCATCTTTTAACATGGCCAAAAAAAATAAGGTTCTTTCAAGAAACAATGAAGGACTTATGAAGCTAAACATTAACTCATGACTAAATTATATTTGCAGTTTCTTTGTGATTTTATCGTTGTCCCGTTCTCGACCTTCAGTGTTCTTCCCATGTAGTTTTTCTGGGTCAGACCTTTTGATAAATGGCTAAAATGTAACATTGTAAGCAGCAGACTGTTGAGATCCTGGAGTCTGGGGACACTCAATACTCCTTTAGCCACATTAATCATACACTAAATCTCCCAGATTACCTTAATATGGACATTTGTTTCTAATATTCATGACAAATGAAAACCTTGCAAAAGTATGGGAAAACCCATATTTGTTATGTTACTggggtgatgtgtgtgtgtgtgtgtgtgtgtgtgtttttatgattcCCTGgatctaccacacacacacactatcagcTGTCAAACAGGAAAAATGCACTTAtactgtttgagtgtgtgcatgtgtacatcctctgtgtttcctcaaaCTACAACAGGCAGCGGGCTGTCGCCTCTCATACCTGACTTCCTGtccagagaggaaacaggaataATTCACTCACAGGAGAACGACTACATTTGTCTGGTTCTATTGCTTCTGTGACAGCGACAAGCTTTTTCAGTCAAGGTTAACAGCTGGACAGGGTGGAGAAGATGAGTGAATAAataggaaacacacacacctgtgctgaGAAATGCAACATGTCAGTGTATCAGCAGGAAGTccattattttagtttattacaAATgtctaaataaaaaattttgTGTCATCCCTTAAAAGCTAAGGTTCTGTTCTATTAGGAAATATTTGAGGAGGAGTGTGGCCAAATACGGTTTTAATAATGTAAATCTAAGGAAATTTAGgcaaaaatgtatgtaaatgtggaACAGGTGTCCAACTGCTGTAGAGGTAGGAAATGTTAGTTACAGATATGTACCAGTGCTTATAATATCCACATCCACTATTAATTGCGTCCCAGAGTCACCTATAACTACTGCAGTTACAACTGTGCCACAGCCAGATTCTCCATCAGTGGGAttaggtgtgtgtctgtttcttccCTAAGTGCCTTACCTTGGCTAGTCTTGCCCTCTTGATCAGATCGTTGAGTTTTCTAAGCGCTGCATTTCTCGGTAAAGACTGAATGTCCTTAAATAAGTCCTGCTCCTCCGCCTCAAACAGCTTCCTGTTGTCAGGGATCAGCAGAGGGTGGGACCAGAATGAACCGATGTAGACACGGATCACCTGTcagtgagggagacagagaggaaattaaCTGTCGGCGGGaccaaaacaagacaaaagaaaacaaaaatctagCCAATAGAATCtcatttatgatatttttagacAATGAGCAAGTATCCACATTGATCGGTTTGTTACCAATAATACACATGAGCTCAATAAATATTGGCAAGTAATGGGGCTTCAGATGGAAACTAGACACCAGCTTTTCCACCAACTTTAAGTGTCCAATTCGAATCATTTATGAAAggacaatatgaaaaataattgataTGATATTTACATGAACAGTTTAAAATGCTCTGACTGAAAGTAAATGCAGGCTTTGAAGTTTCCTCTCAGAAAAACCTATGGAAGATATGacagttgccatggttaccataCCTCAGGGGTGTTGACTATTTTCCCTAGTGACCACATCAGGGCACCGTAGACTCTCATCAACTGCTGGGTCTCTATCTGGTCAGCTTTGTTCAGCACAACCCTGAACAACACAACCGAAGAGAACGGTGGTGATGAACGTTCACTTAAGGTTTACGTGCATATACGGAATGAGCAGGTATTCATGTCGACTTTGTGTAGCGATACTTTGTGTGGTGTTGGGTATAAAAGATGTCTTTAGGTCGAGCAGTCCTAGATCTTGTACCTTATTTTGTCTTCATGGTTCTTCAGGGCCTTTATCACCTCTGAGAAC
The window above is part of the Seriola aureovittata isolate HTS-2021-v1 ecotype China chromosome 19, ASM2101889v1, whole genome shotgun sequence genome. Proteins encoded here:
- the ehd3 gene encoding EH domain-containing protein 3 produces the protein MFSWLGTDDRRKKEPEVFQTVSEGLKKLYKTKLLPLEESYKFHEFHSPALEDADFDNKPMVLLVGQYSTGKTSFIRYLLEQDFPGMRIGPEPTTDSFIAVMHGDTEGVIPGNALVVDPKKPFRKLNAFGNAFLNRFVCAQLPNPVLESISVIDTPGILSGEKQRISRGYDFAAVLEWFAERVDRIILLFDAHKLDISDEFSEVIKALKNHEDKIRVVLNKADQIETQQLMRVYGALMWSLGKIVNTPEVIRVYIGSFWSHPLLIPDNRKLFEAEEQDLFKDIQSLPRNAALRKLNDLIKRARLAKVHAYIISSLKKEMPSVFGKENKKKELIGSLGDIYKRIEREHQISPGDFPNLKKMQDQLQAQDLTKFQPLKPKLLEAVDDMLANDIAGLMVLVRQEETQRPNPVVKGGAFDGTLDGPFGHGYGEGAGEGIDEAEWVVARDKPAYDEIFYTLSPVNGKVTGANAKKEMVKSKLPNTVLGKIWKLADIDKDGMLDDEEFALANHLIKVKLEGHELPSELPAHLVPPSKRKILE